The window ATGCGCATGGAGCGGCTCGTACAGATCTTCAAACTGCTCCCGTGGCAGACGGCGGCACGCGTTGATGCGCTTCGCCGGATCGTCGACAACTGGTCATAACACTCCTCTTCAGCCCCAGGCAATCCCTGGGGCTTCGTTTTTATAAAAACTATTTCTGGCCGCGAATGAACACGAGCAACAGCGCGCTTGCGAGAATACTAAACCCGAATCCATGCGCAAACGTGAGCGCGGGAGAAAAGTCCCACAGAAAACCGGCGATAAGACCTGCGGGGATGGCAGCGAGCCCTGTTGCCGCTTCAAACGTGCCCAGCGCAGTAGCACGTTGGCCTGGATCTGAAAGATCCGCAACCATGGCACGCTGTGATGCGTCGATGAAGGCGCGGAAGACACCATACAGCGCAAAAAATATAAGCATCACGAGAAACTGTGACACTGTTGTGCTTGCAATATGTGGCACAGTCATAAACCCAAGCGACACTACACTAAAGAGTAAGTAGCCGGTAAGAATAATGCGGCGGCGTCCAAGCTGGTCAGAGAGCGCTCCTGCAGGCTCTGAAAACACGGCATCAAAAATGCCAAAAAAGATGTATAGCACCAGCGCAAGCGAAAGCGAGTCTTGGAATGAGAGGTCAGTAAACAGGCTCTGTGCGCGGAGGATGAAAAATGCATTGCTAAAATTGGCTATTGCAAACACGGTTGCAATCGCAATAAAGTAGCGCGCCTTCAGGGGGAGCTCACCAAATCCAATACGCTTGCGCGAAAGTGTAAGGTTATTAGGCACGCGCACAAAGAAAATAGGGAAAACGGCAACAAGGCCAATGAGCGCCGCAAAGAAAAAGAGTGTTTGAAGAGAAAGCCCGAAGATAAGAAAGAGCACCAACACTGCAACGGAGCCAATAAGGGCGCCGACGCTGTCCATGGCGCGCTGGACGCCAAATGCTTTGCCGCGCATATTCTGCGGCACTGATTCTGAAATAATGGCGTCACGTGGCGCATCACGAAACCCCTTTCCTAGGCGTTCAATGGGGCGGAGGACAGCAATGCTCTGCCAGCTTGAAATGAACGGGTAGAAAAATTTTGCAAATGCAGAAAAGAAGTAGCCAATGAAAACAAAAGTCTTGAAACGCTTTGTGCGGTCTGCCCAATATCCAGAGAACACTTTCATCAGCGCGGCGACGGCATCGCCAACACCAAACGCCAATCCGATGGCCAGTCCGCCACCGCCGAGGGATTGAATAAAGAACGGGAGAATCGGAACGATCATTTCACTGGAAAGATCCGTAAGGAGTGACGTGATCCCCAGCAAGATGACATTGATCATACTCCCAGCATAAGCTCTAACACCGCGAGCTCAAGGGGAAGTTGTGGAAGAGATGCGGTGCGCATGCGTGCGCGCGCATCGGTGAATGCCATAATGATACGAATGTGCTGTTCCGCTGTGCACGCCTTGCCATGCGCGGCGAGTATGGCGTGATCATGCACCCCACCAACTCCCGCAAGGAGCGCTGGGTTGGCATGGGCGATCATCGCCGCACGCGCATATTCAAGAAAATCACGTGCGAAAATATCAAGGTTAATCCCCGCCTCTGTAATGCGTGCCAAAAATGCGAGTGCGCTGGCACGATCGTTCGCTACGAGATATCCAAAAAACTCTGGGTGCAGGGCGTGGGGCACGAGCCCGAGCGCGTCAGTTACCGTGGCAACATCTAGTGCCGGAACATCCATGCCATGCATCTTGGAGAGGAGTACCTCTGCGTCACGAAGCGCCCCGTCTGCCGCGGCGGCAATCACGTGAGCGGCATCAGGCTTCAACGGCATGTTTTCTTCTTTCGCAATGCGCAATAGTTTATCAGCTATCTCAGGAATCGTGAGGCGTCGGAGATCATAGCGCTGAACACGCGAGAGCACTGTTGCAGGAATCTTCTGCGGATCCGTTGTCGCAAAGAGAAACATCACATGCGAGGGCGGCTCTTCAAGCACTTTAAGGAGCGCGTTAAACGCACCCGTAGTCACCATGTGCACTTCATCAATGAGGAAGATCTTTTTCTGCGCGCTTGAGGCGGCAACTGCCGCAGATTCTTTCAGCGCGCGAATTTCATCAACGCGGCCATGAGAAGCGCCGTCGATTTCGATCAAATCCATTGACGACCCGTTATCCACCGCAACGCAGTGCGGGCAGGTGTTGTCCGGCTCACCGTTCTTACCACGATTCTGGCACATCACCGCTTTTGCAAAGATGCGCGCAAGCGTTGTTTTCCCCGTACCACGGGGCCCTGTAAAGAGATATGCGTGCGCAATGCGCCCGCTCGTCAGCGCGCCCTTGAGCGTGCGCACAACGTGCTCCTGGCCGACAACATCAGCGAATGTATGCGGACGATGCGTACGATACAACATAGAGGCACCTTACCAGAAAGGAAGCGTTAGGCAAAGACCACCTTGCGAAAGCCCGTAAAGCTCACCAAGAGCGCGAGCGCTGAGCCCGTCACAGCACCCACGCCAGCCCATGCGCGCAGAGAGAGATCAAACATGGGCCCAATGCCGTTTACCACCAACGAAGCGGCGCCAACATTCACGGCAAGCGCAACCAATGCCACGGTAGTAAAGCGGATAAAGTCACGGCGATTGAGGCCACGACCATGGTTCGAAAACACCCAAAGCGCATTCCACGTGTAGCTGTGCCCAAGCGCAATTACAAACGATGCCGTTTTAAAAAGAGAGAACCACCCACCCGAAGCAATGCCCGTTTGCGCGATGAGTAGATACATAATACCAAAATCAACGGCGGCGTTCGTAAATCCAACAGCGACGAACTTTCCAAAATCAGCAAAAACGGGAGCGATATATTTCCCCAGAAGGTATCCTTTGATCACGCCCACAAGCCAGAGCATGGGGACAAGCACGATGAGCCACGCCCACGGAAACCCAAGATAGAATGGGATGCGAAACCAAGAGAGAATCTGCCACGCGATAGAACCGGTTGTGACACCGGTTATGAGGGCACCAAGGTAGTCGAGACGGGACAAGCTAGGCATTGGTTCGATAGCCACTCTTCAATTCTTCCTCTATCAATGCACGTGGGCGGCCGTGCGTCAAACGGGAAAGCTCCGCTAGCGCACTCACGAGGCGCTGATCCCCTGCTGGCTCACGAATGGTTTGGATAGAAAATGGGCGCGCACTTTGCCCTTCAATGAGCATACGCACGTGCGCATTGAAGTTGTCGATACTGGAGAGGTCTGCCGGCGTGAACACGGGCTCAAATTTATTCTTTAACGCTTCGGCGTCATCGGCACCGATGCGAAATGCGACCTGTGAGCCGACGTTGCCAAACACCGCATCGCGGATCGATTCTGGAATCTGCTTAATGTATTGGTGCGCAATGATGAGATCAAGGCGATATTTTCGCGCCTCAGACAAAATGGTAGCAATGCTGTCCGTAGTAACATTTTGGAATTCATCGATGTAGAGATAGAAATCCT of the Candidatus Paceibacterota bacterium genome contains:
- a CDS encoding MFS transporter, which translates into the protein MINVILLGITSLLTDLSSEMIVPILPFFIQSLGGGGLAIGLAFGVGDAVAALMKVFSGYWADRTKRFKTFVFIGYFFSAFAKFFYPFISSWQSIAVLRPIERLGKGFRDAPRDAIISESVPQNMRGKAFGVQRAMDSVGALIGSVAVLVLFLIFGLSLQTLFFFAALIGLVAVFPIFFVRVPNNLTLSRKRIGFGELPLKARYFIAIATVFAIANFSNAFFILRAQSLFTDLSFQDSLSLALVLYIFFGIFDAVFSEPAGALSDQLGRRRIILTGYLLFSVVSLGFMTVPHIASTTVSQFLVMLIFFALYGVFRAFIDASQRAMVADLSDPGQRATALGTFEAATGLAAIPAGLIAGFLWDFSPALTFAHGFGFSILASALLLVFIRGQK
- the dnaX gene encoding DNA polymerase III subunit gamma/tau — translated: MLYRTHRPHTFADVVGQEHVVRTLKGALTSGRIAHAYLFTGPRGTGKTTLARIFAKAVMCQNRGKNGEPDNTCPHCVAVDNGSSMDLIEIDGASHGRVDEIRALKESAAVAASSAQKKIFLIDEVHMVTTGAFNALLKVLEEPPSHVMFLFATTDPQKIPATVLSRVQRYDLRRLTIPEIADKLLRIAKEENMPLKPDAAHVIAAAADGALRDAEVLLSKMHGMDVPALDVATVTDALGLVPHALHPEFFGYLVANDRASALAFLARITEAGINLDIFARDFLEYARAAMIAHANPALLAGVGGVHDHAILAAHGKACTAEQHIRIIMAFTDARARMRTASLPQLPLELAVLELMLGV
- a CDS encoding GtrA family protein, which produces MAIEPMPSLSRLDYLGALITGVTTGSIAWQILSWFRIPFYLGFPWAWLIVLVPMLWLVGVIKGYLLGKYIAPVFADFGKFVAVGFTNAAVDFGIMYLLIAQTGIASGGWFSLFKTASFVIALGHSYTWNALWVFSNHGRGLNRRDFIRFTTVALVALAVNVGAASLVVNGIGPMFDLSLRAWAGVGAVTGSALALLVSFTGFRKVVFA